TTTGAAAACGACTGACCAACAGAGAAGGAAGTGAATGtgtttactgtaaatacacCCACGCCACATGTGTTACATAACATCATGTAATGTGGACTTTACATGTAATCTGAACACATAGTGTCAGGCTATTAACACATTCGAACACATGGTGAAGCTTGAAAACACGGCATGACAGGgaggaattttttttaaaataaggaaagcttatttttgtttttaaataagtgTTTAGTGTGTTTACGAACAAAATATGtgcatttctttgtgttttggtAAGTAATGATCTCATATTTTTCTTCTAtaatttcagataggcctatgtctttttaaatgtagttaaaatacttgtttttcaaaaatgttttaaaacaccaTTTACTTAAGCTTAATGTATTAGTGATTCATGTTTCAGCCAcagaaattagattttttattttttatttaagacagttattattttttatttttatagttattaTTGCTATTATTGGTCACACCACATGATGAGTGGTCGTTGGACGTCGTTGATCCTTATAAACATTGGGGTCAGTCTGCTTTGAGAAAACTTGAAATATTAATGCAGCAAActtcatttttaagttaacaCAACTTTTTTTTGCAAAGTAGTTCATCTAATGGATGTATTGTTTTATGGTGTGTGGACTATCTTGTATTTGACTGCATGATGAAAACGTTATATTAAAGCCAACCAGCAGACGACTTGTAGATGTACTGTCGAAAAACGGAACTAATGTGATAAACCGCGTTTCTCGGGGACGACGGACCGTACTGTAAGAAATCAAAAATATTGTGTTCTTTGCTGGTAAACATATCTATGTTTTCTTCAACATTATGGCACATTGAGGGATGTTCCAGAAGCTCTGTTCTGTTTCTGAAGTCTTTAAAGTGTGCCGCGTTCTCCTTGTCTCACGGTCATTGCTCCAGCTCGCGCACGGTCACTCATCCAAGCAGCGGACAGAAGTCGAGGGTTCGTTTTAGTTTagccaataaaataataataaaaacaattgcAAACGGAAACAAACATTGCCAACACTGCATGTGcattaaaatttgttttatgGAGTTataacaaaattaaatataaatgcttatttatacatttattttaaaaaagtattacaaatgtaatTTCTTTTAATTCATATGTGCATTGACATTATTCACATCATCAGCTCTCAGTACGGTGTCGGTCTAAACCtcagagacaggtctgtaaaaCTATACTGCAGCATTTTGATGCGCAGTACAGCGAAGAGCTTGGAGAGCAGTGGAAAAGTGCAAGGTAGGATCCATGTCTTTCCTATTATGTTCTGTGATTTTAAGGTTCCTTTTTATTTCTAGACCTTTATGAAGCATGATTTAATTAACCAAATGTACAGTGCGTTTTTAAATAGTAGTTTGGACATTCCTTATTTGGGCATGCATCATGGTTCATTCCATTGTACATGAATATGATAATAACAAAGCCcttattaatgttttatgtcTTTAGGGGTGTGCTTCTTAATCCGCACTCATGGCAATATGGTGTCCTGCTTAATCGCTTCAGTGACCTTACAAACCTTGAGCAAGGCCTCAGAGCGCTAGGATACACAAGCCTCCTGCCACGAGTACAGCCTGAATCCCAGTCCCATACAGCCCACATCCCTCTACAGTGTCTTATTCACCGAGATCCAGTCCGTCTGCCCAACCAAGGTCACCAACCAAGCTGGCTCAAACAGTACTTTCTTCTGAATGCAGCTTCTGTTCTGCCAGTACTGGCTTTAGATGTGAGGGACGGAGAAAATGTGCTTGATCTTTGTGCAGCTCCTGGTGGGAAAAGTCTGGCCATACTGCAGACAGCCACTCCTCGTAAGTTCCAATAGGTGTTTAACTTATTACATATTCGTAACAATGTACCTGCGTCATGGCTTTGAGAAATGTATGTTACAATATCATCCCTATCACATGCTcccatttttttacagtggtaACAACTACATGCTATTTTGCATCTACGTAATAATTTTATGctttgtatttgtgtatttgtgaCCCGCATTAAGTTAGACATTTATCTTAAACATTTATGCCATGCtggaatgcattttcataatTCAATAAATTGCTCAGTTTTCTCAGATACAAACATTTAGACATACATGGGACACATACACATGTACAACACCATATAAGTATTAAGTGTTAACACAGCTTTCAGTGGAAATGGAAGGACAAATGGAGGAATGAatgaatttttatgttttctgcAAGTTGCTATGCTTGTTTTTTTGGTATTCGCGTTTTCATTTCAGGCGATGGGTAATTTCTTCAATATCCAAACAAAAAGGGTCAAACAAAATGCAAACATAGCACTGCGTATAATATAGAGCTGTTTTGTTTGAGTCTGCTTTCTGTATAATGAGTTTTTGGTTCATTTACACAAAGGCCCGGTTTAACAGGCAAGGCTTAAACCTAGTCATGGAATAAAGTGCATGTTTGAGCTGTAACTGAAAGCAACTTACACTGacaaatcttaaaatatatccatGCCATTAGAAAATTACCATAGAAAAATAACtagaactgaaacaggaagtgtttcTGGATCAGTATTcacatcttgcaaaatggtctatgtAGTGTTTAATTGTTTCATAAATGTGTATGCAAGCAAAATCTGATACATTTCTTAAGCTTCCCCTCATATTTATGGCTTTCTTGCACTTTTTTAACTCGATAACAAAATTGTGCTATTTGTTATCTTGTATTCTCCTTTTGCTCTCCCACTTGTGTATTAATCACGCATTGTTTGCTACAAATATTCAGCTCTTATGACAAATTGCTTATGATGTTCCTCGTTTGTAAAACACCTGAATTAGACTatgctgaatgaatgaataaatgtaaatgttctatTGTGCCCTGCACTGTTAATCATGTGATATAATTGAACTGTTAGGGCTCCTGCACTGTAATGAGGTGGATACGCACAGACACGACTGGCTGTTGAAGACTTTGGAATCATATGTTCCTACTACGCTACAACACTTGCTTTCATTGACTCGCCTGGATGGCAGGAGCGTTGGAGACGAGCGGCCGGGGGCTTATGACAAGGTATAACACTCACCTCTGCTCATCtagaatataaaacacaactacaacccaaaaatgaaaattcacatCACATTTGGCAGATGATTTTTTCCAAAGCAAATCACAGTGGGTTCAAGCTACATTTAGTTAGTTTGTGTGTTCCTTGGGCGTAGAGGCCAATAACCCTGCATTGCTATCACTCTTCCCATAAGACTTTCTTACTTTCTACtagtaacacaaaatgagataatttaataaatattcagTTGGGTTGAATTCGATACAATGCTACTAACATTACATTATAACTCACTTTAATGCAAGCACCAAGgattatggaagtaaaatagagacaaatgtgtttgaagcaaaaagacgtgctgaatagcactaactgaaaaaaaacgcattgtattaacagtgctcgcattttaaggttcttcaattcaacatggttgcatatttaagctgtgatttttttcaaatgtaaaaatttcacacacagtttcaccgtttaaaaattcaataatcaaaattcaccttttaaatttcatttaaaaaaattcaacttgttataaaatacaagctttaatattcgacagacaattttcagtccatataatttcggtttaaaaattcgcttccacaaattcagtggttcaaattcgaattgaaattcaaagtttcacatccgggaatcccaggtgaagcaatagagcgccgattccgccaatgcatgatctctacctgctgcctgtccgcttcaccagcaggtggtgcaagtcggttctgacgaagaccaaagcaagaaatgcagatactttttatatgttttcagcacagtccactcatctgctcgattaagtgaatttatttgatctcatagatctcttcttatgcatcatcaagaaaaaaataattgtttcttgtactggcagcttagctcaccactatcaaccctggaacggacatggagcacggggacaattccaggtggcctggaatcagtggactattcatacatttataatattaatttaattatttaaatatcctaccagatctactagtactgcctatctatagtaagagtttatgtttgtatttggcttgctatttataCGCAATCATTACTTTTTACGTGCATATGATTACCCCCTTGGTTAAAATGTTGTGGGTTAAGtcggtatgtacataaaaagtgcacgcaaaacacatgcgtatcatatgcacgcaaaatataatttctgtagctcgccaaatacaaacataaaatcgtgcttttgataagcacgatcttaagtcatcaaataatggtttgagtttcgaggatgagaaaattgtatatgttacagtgaattactgaatcatactgtgtttgaataaaataagctaattgcatgaagctatttgaatgacacatgcaatggtatctgattaaatgtgccagaaaacaagacaacaagattttaaatcattacattagttacataacaccatcacaataaacttaacatttaaattcaaataaaaccttttatttaggtttaaaactaaataggaaaaatagcaataattatacattttaaacagacaatagtaggctaactgaaatagtagtgaaaacagatgtaagaacaagccatgaacaatttttcatcagaacgtaaaataatctacaatataaataacagtcttttcttaaaaacgtaattgtaaaatatttagtaaatgtaggatataaatgtaacttaaacaaacgaataactacaccacttaaaagagaaatatcaatggaaaaatgatgcctatacttttcatctgaaatctcagaacgcaaacaaaataaagccaattataacctattgtatgaacgaatgaataaaaaacaaactgaaatactgcaacaataaagacacctatacctagttctggtattatgtgagaaatacggggggacatgctaaaattctcattgtgtcattttgtgctttttgcattcatatttagggctcttccgcatttctgtagcctatggttattaaaaaggtgtaggctatactaatcatctggtctgaagattaagcaacattaagcgttttagcaCGGTACACCGGCCGTGATGGCGTGGTCCGTGGACGCTAAAGCGGCATAGTAGGCCCTTAGCAAATCTTGCAAGATTATAACGTTTTTGTTCCACCATGCCACCAtacatgttgtggatattcagctaaatgtttagcaaaagtttaaagagggtaaatttgataatttaactgaactgtacacatacattttagacaCGTACATTACGTGTTTCTCCAACAtggtttcagtgtatttctgtgatttaaaatgcataaatttaacaatatgttgacttattatgtgagcatatagattaaaaatgattataacatctgtagatgttgccaaacagcaacatctacagatagttgtgtatattgccatggagcactcatattgttttctgaccagtaattaaatatatttttcactgctcggccatgcaaactgacttgcgttgaggtgtatgttagagaggtcctcgtgtgtcccagcggcttcgagtctaaaacattgacaaaatatgccttgggcacaggtcgtgtccgatatggcatcgggtctctggtaatttataatgaatgtgcttttaccaatcgccccgaaagacacaaattaaatacattttatggttaggtaaacaacaaatatgtgttacgccaaactttacaagacataattaggttaatataccgtgagtgattgacattttagcatttaatgaacagacagcaactcaagcaattagcgtgtagtcatactcgcatgttcgtgtgtggcacattattgggaaacgcacacagcatgcaacaaaagtttttatctttgcgcgtatagatccataacgccgtgaggtatcttgcttggctgcaggctgcacaagacgtttcgggtctagtcgggttctaaagaaagtgctgactatttttatctggtctattttatctggcctgctcaagaagttcgcttggctaaaatatcagtttttctgtctcgtattaacaaacgaacgtttccacaattccacaacatccagcatgttctgagagtctcaaattaaaacaagatcatgcaaggaaaataaaaagaatgtttattgagattgcagctacttcatataaacagaagcacatgggagagtacgggtcaataagctcctagttgagatctcagttatttgaccgcttcaaacacaatacatgtcctgtaaatgctgatgatgcatagtatttatgtgaacacgatgtgctgaagtaaaaaaaaacttaattccttcgagccagagcaggaaacctaaaatttctgatgatgatgatgcataagaagagatctatgagaacaaataaattcacttaatcgagcagatgagtggactgtgctgcaaacatataaaaagtatctgcatttcttgctttggtcttcgtcagaagcgactttcaccacctgctggtgaagcggacaggcagcaggtagagatcatgcattggcggaatcggcgctc
This sequence is a window from Triplophysa rosa linkage group LG4, Trosa_1v2, whole genome shotgun sequence. Protein-coding genes within it:
- the nsun3 gene encoding tRNA (cytosine(34)-C(5))-methyltransferase, mitochondrial, producing MFSSTLWHIEGCSRSSVLFLKSLKCAAFSLSHGHCSSSRTVTHPSSGQKSRLSVRCRSKPQRQVCKTILQHFDAQYSEELGEQWKSARGVLLNPHSWQYGVLLNRFSDLTNLEQGLRALGYTSLLPRVQPESQSHTAHIPLQCLIHRDPVRLPNQGHQPSWLKQYFLLNAASVLPVLALDVRDGENVLDLCAAPGGKSLAILQTATPRLLHCNEVDTHRHDWLLKTLESYVPTTLQHLLSLTRLDGRSVGDERPGAYDKVLVDAPCSNDRSWLYTPDTHQGDIWLKERAQLPLLQKQLLCSALAAVRPGGVVVYSTCTMSQAENQSVMEAVLASYQGMELLDLTQLIDSLSDHFGFAHLHPPLGHLVIPKKGQTWGPMYVCRLKRVY